In Cytobacillus oceanisediminis, the following proteins share a genomic window:
- a CDS encoding ABC transporter ATP-binding protein, protein MSIVGPDVLVAKNIIKQYSSGQKAVDQVSFILKKDECLGIVGESGSGKSTLARCLLALEKVDQGEIWFKDKTLHTASKEDLRSIRRGIQAVFQNPAASLNPKLRIIDSLMEPLDFQKSIQPSFLKGIRHHREKAAEHLLEMVKLPSKYLTIYPHELSGGEKQRVTIARAISIEPSLIILDEPTASLDVSIQAKILDLLKALQQQIGVSYLFISHDLAAVNFMSDRIMVMKQGKIVDEFSNYDLFSEKRDSYTKELLNVFEG, encoded by the coding sequence ATGAGTATAGTTGGACCAGACGTGCTGGTGGCGAAGAATATAATAAAGCAGTATTCGTCTGGACAGAAAGCGGTCGATCAAGTATCTTTTATTTTAAAAAAAGACGAATGTCTGGGCATTGTCGGGGAGAGCGGGAGCGGGAAAAGCACATTGGCCAGGTGTCTCCTTGCATTGGAAAAAGTGGATCAGGGTGAAATCTGGTTTAAGGATAAGACCTTGCATACGGCTAGTAAGGAGGATCTTCGCTCAATTAGAAGGGGAATCCAGGCTGTCTTTCAAAATCCTGCAGCCTCACTAAATCCGAAACTGAGAATCATCGATTCGCTGATGGAGCCATTGGATTTTCAAAAGAGTATCCAGCCGTCGTTTTTAAAAGGAATTCGGCATCATCGTGAAAAGGCAGCAGAGCATTTGCTTGAGATGGTAAAGCTTCCATCCAAGTATCTTACCATTTATCCCCATGAATTAAGCGGGGGCGAAAAGCAGAGGGTTACGATCGCCCGGGCGATAAGCATTGAGCCTTCGCTTATCATTCTTGATGAACCCACAGCGAGCCTTGATGTTTCAATTCAAGCTAAAATCTTGGATTTATTAAAAGCTCTTCAGCAGCAAATAGGCGTTTCCTATCTATTCATTTCGCATGATTTGGCTGCAGTGAACTTCATGAGCGACCGGATCATGGTGATGAAGCAAGGGAAAATAGTAGATGAATTCAGCAATTATGATTTATTTTCAGAGAAAAGGGATTCTTATACAAAGGAATTGCTTAATGTATTTGAAGGGTAA